CATCGGACGGAACGCTGTGGCTGACGTGTCTCAACATAAATTGCGCGTTGTTTGCTGTGGTCGTCCTGCCGGCGCTCGTTGAACCGCGCAATCTTAGAGAACTCAAGATACCGCCGACTCGATTCGTGATTTCGGACAAGGTTCGATTTTTCTCCGTTTTGATCGTCCTCGTGGCGCTGGGACTGTATTCGACCCACGTTGCATATGGCTCCGCCGGCGTCGATTCGGTTCAATCCTTCGACGTGCAGGTTGACGCGAATGGCGGTCAGCGGTTGGTCGGGGTTTCGGGTTACATGATGGCTTTCGCGGAATTCATCCCGGCGGCGCTGTTGATCCTGATTCTCGCCTACGGAATGACGCCGACGATGGTGGCGGCGACGGGTTCGTTTGTCTTGTTGCGCATTCTTGTCGGAGCACAGCGGTTGTCGTTCGTGATTGTTGTGGTAAGTGCGTTGACGATCGGATTAATGAGGCGTGGTCGGAGAAGCTTTGCCGTTAAAACGATTCTGATAGGGTTCATTTTGGTACTCCTGTTCGATGTCGTGGGTTCGGACCGACTCGCGGCACGAAAAATCCTGACCGGCGATACGAGTGTCGCGGAGATCGTCAATCATTACGAACAGGCGAGATCGGCCGGGGCTGGAACGAGCGATTTTCAGGAGTTCGATGTGTCGTCGGCGATCTATGAGCTGGTGCCCGACAGAACCGGTTTCAACTGGGGAACGCAATACCTTCGCTTGCTGACCTGGCCTATTCCACGTGGAATCTGGCCCAGCAAGCCAACCACAACACAGCGCATAAATCTGTTGAAATATGGAAATTTCTTTGCGTTGACATGGTCGCTGCATGCCGACCTGTATTCGATATTCGGATTTCCTTCATTGGTGGGTGGGATGTTTATCGTCGGATTGTTTTTGTATCGATTTCATAATCGTGTCATCTACACGGCCAATCCGAAGCTGTTCGCATCGTACTGGATTTTCAATGGGTATATTTCAACCTTGTTTCGCGACGGCGGCGTCCCGATGGCCTACTTTTTCGGGTTCTCGTTCGTCGCCATCTATATTCTGGTGAAGGCGGGCAAGATAAGGATGGCGCGAATTGCGCTGCCTGCTCCAAATCGCGACAAGGTACGTCAAGGTGGTGCCGGTTCGACTGCCCGGTTGTCGATTCAAACGCTGTCTGATCGACCGTGACGGGCGGGCTCTTCAGTTCATTGGCTACTGTGACGAGGGCTTTTGCGCGGAAATGAACTTCACCAAACAATCCCGACGGGAATTCCTAAGACTGCTTGCGACCGTCCTCGGCGCGGAGGCAGTGTCGGAAAAGTCTTTCGCATCAGGTTTGGCGTCGGCATCCATGTCGCGCGAAGTCATAGAGGCGGCAGCATACGGTGTATCTGCGCGAGCATCCGCAGAAGAGAATTCCACGGCGCTATTGAAGATTCGCGCCAGAATGCAATCGTCCGATTCGACCTTCGACCTCATCCTGCCGGACGGGAGGCTGGATATCCTGACCGGCAGGTGGCTGCAGGGAGTAAGGGATGTCCGCGTTCGTGGCGGGAGGAGCACCCAGTTGCGCAATATCGCGGTGTCTGAGAAGACGACAGAGTGCGTCCCGCTAGTCATCAATCAGGACTATTTTTTGAATAATGCCGGATCGATTCCAGGATTTGGCGAGTTCACCAGTGGCGACCGCATCCGCTCGGTCGCGGCCAAATCGTCCGTGATAAGGCTAGTGAGTCCGGATGGTGCGGGAAGTTATAGACCGGGCATGCCTATATTGATCTACGGATACAACCAGGATTCTCAGGGTTACCCACCGTCTATTCGATATTTCGAGCGGAACAGTGTCGCGAAGGTCGGTGTGAACCTGATCGAGCTGGTCACGCCGCTGCAATACGACTACGACGCACGCTGGGCGGACATCGCGCAGAACGCGGATTCCGTTGCGGGGAACAACGAGACAGGCGCCGCCCGGGTCTTGAGCCTTGATCGACCCGGTTTTAGGGTAGCGAGAAATATAGAACTTGACGATCTGGAGTTCTTATCATCTCGCGAGCACCGCGACGAGAATGACGTTACGTCTCTGGATGGCAGCCTCTATGCATTTTCCGCTGACAGAGTCGTGTGCAACCGGGTGCGGGTCAATGGATACTTTTATCCCTCTGCAAGCGGAACCATCATTGTCAACGATTCGTACATCAGATTCGTCGAAAATGACAAATTGGTCGATTACATCGAATACAACCGATGCGAGATCGGCTTCTTCTCGAATGGTCCTGCCGTTAACCGAATCGTTGTGAACGATTCAACGATAGAAGAGCCGATCCCGATCATCAGTTGCAGGGCCGCGGAATTCAATGACGTGACGTTTCTGGGTGAAAGACGGCCTGCAAGTGCATTCGTAACGTTGAGCTTTTCAACACCAATGGATTCGATTGAATTCAACCGACCGAGGCTTACCTCGTCCGCAGGTGGCGTACTGCCGTTGACAAGCGGTGGCGGGGTGGTTCGCGTGAAGGTCGCCGCTGTCAAAGGTGATGTTCTATACACGAGCTTTTCCGGCATCAACGATCCCGTCCCTAGAGGACTTTCGGTTGGATCGATTCTTCGGAACGAAAGCGGAGAACCGCTATTCGATGTGGCGGGCGTATGGTTTGAGAATGGCGAGACGGCGATAGGTGTCAAAGCCAGGAACGAGGTGGCGGCAGGCCAGGTCGGCCAGATACTCCTGGCGAATATCTGCAAGAGATTGTCGATTAGCGATCCGGTCATAGTGGGGACATTGGCAAGTGCAGAAGAAAAATTTTCTAGCCCTCGAAGCAATGCCAACTCCTCTCTCGACATCGCGGTTCAGTTGAAGGTCGACGATACGAAAATTCTCGACGCTCACCACAATGACAGCGCGATCGTTGGCAGGTTTGATTTTGGCGCGAGCGCAGAACAACAGACGTTCGACGTAACGATTCATCGGCGAGCTCGGGAATTGATCGTATCGGTCGGCGACGGGGACGGCGTGACCGAACCCGGCGATGGCGGGACACTGCTCCTGAGTGGGATGGATTACACCGGGCGCGCCGTCTGGCGAAGTTCGATTGACATGACGGCGCCGGGTATGCGGACCATCCGGGAAGATCAAGTGGTGGCGATGGCACAGGACAAAGTGCAATCATTACCTGGCGTGCGGATCGTACGCTTGCGGGCGATGTGTACCGGCCATCATTCTGCTAGGGCAAAAGACGTCGATTTCAAAATACTATTTTGATGTGGAGATGAGATGGTCAAGTTTTTCGAAAATTTCGTTGCCCGGAAGCTTCTGAGAATTCTGGCGGTCGCTGCGGCCATAGGTATAGTGGGTGCGCCGAAGACTTCGTTGGCGGCATGCACATTGCCCGGTTGTGAGGGGGCCGTCAGTCAGGATCCGGGTGCCCAGTTAAACCGAATTTATGATAGTTCGGATAGCGAGTCGTTGAAAAGTCATTCCAATGCCTACTCAAGATCCGCATCGAGCCCGGACGAATTGGCGACATTGTCCGCAGTCGGTGCCGAGGCGGCGAACCCGTATGCCGTAGTCGTGGGCCGGATGGGGTACGAGCGTAGCAGCACCTACTCCGGGTTGGGTGCAGTATCGAACCTGAGCCGTAGCGGCGGTATGCGCGCAGGTGTCGGCTCGTCGACATCGAGCGCACTGCCTAACGTAAGCGGTCTGTCGACACAAATGCAGGGTGCAAGATCGGGAGGCAACTGGTAGGCGCTGCGTGAAAGGCGCCCTGCGGTAGTTAGCGCAGGCAGTCGGAGTAGACGCCGCGCAATCTGTCGACGTACTGGTTCCAGTTATGCGTGCGGGTAGCGGCAACCGTCGCATGGCTGGAAAATTCGTGGACCTTGTCGGGAGAGTTTGCCAACTCGGCGATAGCGTTAGCCAACTGGGTAGCGGAGCTGGCCGAGACGATCTTGCCGCTACGGTCGTGCTCGATAATCTCTGCTGCGCCGGACTCACGCGTAGCGATAATGGGTAGTCCCGTTGCTAGCGCCTCGCATAGAACGACGGCCAAACCCTCCTCGAGTGAGGGGAGTACGAAGACATCCGCCCAGTTGTAGTACGCGTTGAGTTGAGCATTGTCCACACGAGGAATATGCGTGAAGAGATGTTGATACGGTGCCAATAGCGCTTCGATCCGCGGCTCGATTTGCCCGATCAGTGTGACGTGCAAGCGCTTGTCGTTGATTTGCTTCACCGCTTCGAGGAGGTAGAGCTGACCTTTTCGCAGGCTGATGTGTCCGACACACAATATGTTGAAGCGGTTCGTGTCCTTTTCTTGTTTCTCCAACGGATGGAATCTTTTTACGTTGGCCGCGTACGGAATCACTTTGATGATATCCGGGGGCACCCCTTGCTGGATGAACGACTCCCGCACGATGGAAGAGGGTGCGAGGACATAGTCGTACATTTTCACTTCTTCGATCAGTCTTTGTTGCTGCCGATTGATCCGCGTTATATGTGGAATGCCGCGCTTGTTCTCTTCATCGGTGAGGAGTCTGTCTCGATGAATGGGGTGCGTATTGACTACCTCTCCAATCACGATTGAACCTTCTCGCTTTGTCTTTTCGATAAGCTGTCGTGAAGTACCGTGTGCCATGACGTGCAGCAAGGGTGTCGGTCGCCAATTGAGTCGCACCCCGAGTTGCCAGAGGTCGTGATAGGCGGGGTAAAACAGGTCGCTCAGTCGCTCCTTGAGCAGCTTCGCGTGCGCTCGTACGGCATATTCCTTTGCCCAGATGTTGACGGCTCGACCCCGTGCCAGCGAAAACGTCGATGCGCGTGCCTTATGGGAATAATAAAATGTGTCGAGAATCCCGAGCTCGTCCAGCCGCTCAATGTAGTTGTGAAAATGAAACCGGCCGCACACTGCTACGCTAACCTTCATGATTCAGTTCCCTGTGAAAATGGCCCTGGCCGGTACCACGATGCCGCCGCGATGTACGAAGGTGTTGTCATCCATGTCAACGAGACTCAGGTGTATATTCCAGCTCCTTCAAGGAGATGAGATATTCGTAGAAGCATTGCAGGAAGGTGTAGTTGATTCCGGGCACTCCATCCAGAAAGGCCCTTCTTACGATCATCATGTAGCCAAATTTCAGAAACGGTCGACAAGGTAGTCGATAGAACAGCGCCTTTTGGTGTTTCCGCCGCACGTTAAAGTCCCGCTCAAACAATGCCGACCGTAGCGAGGCAGGCGTGCTCAACCGATTCCTGAGTTGAACGGCCTCCATTGATGAATACACGTTATGCTTCGCGATCCAATGTGTGAGGCCCTTCGAAAACGGAAAGTGATCCAGGTGTTCCGAGAGCGATATGATCTCGCCATCCACCACCATGACCTCGTTTACTTCACGCTCATACCTGACGCGAGATTGTCGAACCAGCCGAATGAAGTACGGGGATATTTGTGCGTGCTTTAGCCAACGGCGCATGAAATAGTCACGCCTTTGGAGGCGCCCTGCAGCAGCCTCAGGGGGCGCAGTTTTGATGACACTGTGGATCTCCGCCGCAAGATGTTTTGTTACCCGTTCATCGGCATCCAGAATAAGGAGCCAGTCGTGTTTGAATGCCAACTGGTGAAGCCCAAAGTTGCGTTGGGAGGCAAACCCGTCAAAGGGCCTGACGTGCACATGAGCACCATAAGCCCTGGCAACGTCAACTGTCTTGTCGTGGCTTTCTGAGTCCAGCACCCAGACGTCATTGCACCATGCAACGCTCTCCAGGCAACCCGGTAGGTCTGCTTCTTCGTTTTTTGTCAGTATAAGAACCGAGACATTACATAGCATGGATTCCAGGCTCCCTCTAGGTCGGAAAGCAAGCGTCATGGATGAAACGCGACGCCCGCTCAATCGAAGCTTTGTTCAGGCAACAGGACGGGCGGCACGGCTTCGCTAAAACGACACGGATTCAAGTCTGCTTTTGACGTGGTCCTATCTTCCGGGCCGGCATGCCCGCGTATACGGACCATGATGTCGAAAGCGATCGTGCAACCACAGATCGAGCACCGACAACAGCGCCCTCCGGTATCGTTACTCCGGGTCCAACGAATGCGTCCGCGCAGATCCAGGCAAATCGTCCGACTTCAATAGGCTTTGCGAACAACTGGAAAGTAGGGTCGTTGTAATCGTGGCTTCCCGCGCAGAGGTGGGCACCTTGCGATATCACACATCGTTCACCTAAGGATATTGTTGCCATAGAATAGATGCTTACGCCGTTTGCTACACCGGCAAAATCGTCGACGACGAGGTTCCAGGGAGCCCATATGTCCACCTTGGGGTAGATGTGAACGCCAGTTCCGATCTTGGCGCCAAACAGTCTCAGGAGACAGCTTCGCCAGGCGTGCAAAGGTATGGGGCTCGGACGGAACAGGGCGAGATAAGTAAGGCGCCATGCGACACGTGCAGCGCGATTGCCTAGCGAAAAGGACGGTTGTCGAGCCCCGTCGATTCCTTGCTGAATCATGTGAACGCACTCCCCAAATCGCGAGATCCGTAACCGCAACTTTCTGAAAATAAAGCGTCGCATTGCTACGGGAGTGATTGACCCGTTCGTAGCTGTTCTTCGACGAGACACTTGCAAGGTCGCCATCGGTATTGGCGGATCCACTCGCCTGGAGACGACGGAAGTCGAGAGGCCGCGCTCCGGAAAGCGGCTGTGGAGTCGACATTGTGCCGTGATCTATGGGCCTGCGCGTATGGCGATCGGAGAAGCGGTGATGATTGTCGGACTACGCCAATATCGTGGCCGACCCATGCGATGGGTATCGCGGGTCGCAGCTTAACTCGTTCGCCAAAGCTTCCGGCGACGACGATTGGCGGACTGCGCCAATGTCATGGCTGACCCGCTCGATGCGCATGCTCAAGATACCGTGCAATATGCACTGCAGCATTTTGCAGCGATATCGCGCTGGAGCCCGATGAAAATTCTTCTATATGGCATCAACTACGCACCGGAATTAACCGGCATCGGCAAGTACACCGCCGAGATGGCGGAAACGCTCGCCGCATCCGGCCACCAGGTACGCGTCGTTTGTGCGCCGCCCTATTACCCAGAATGGCGTGTGGCGACGGGATTTTCTGCATTTCACTATGCAAACGAGTGGCGCAACGGCGTGCATATCTGGCGTGCGCCGCTATGGGTACCGTCGCGGCCGAAAGGCGCACGGCGCATTGCTCACCTGGCGAGTTTTGCGCTATCGAGCTTCCCGACGTTGTTGCGTCACGCGTTCTGGCGGCCGGATGTGGTCGTCTGCATAGCGCCTAGTTTGATGAATGCGCCCGCCGGCTGGCTGGTTGCTCGTCTGACCGGAGCGTATGCGTGGTTACATATCCAGGACTACGAGGTTGACGCGGCATTCAGTTTAGGAATGCTGACAGGATCGTTGCTAAAACGTACGGCACTCGCGTTGGAGCGGGTGCTGCTTAAGCGATTCGATACTGTGTCTACGATCTCGGGAAAGATGGTCGAGCACGCGCTGCGAAAGGGGATCGAGCAAGGCAAGGTGGTGCGCTTCTCGAACTGGGCCGACACCGAATCGATCTATCCGCTTGAGCGGCATAGTTGGCTGAGGGAAGAATTGAGTATCCATGATACCGCGACGGTGGTCCTCTACTCGGGAAACATGGGTGCAAAGCAAGGCCTCGAAGTGCTCGCGGCGGCTGCGATTGCGTTTGCCAAACGCGACGACGTGGTTTTTGTGTTCTGCGGCAACGGCCCCGCACGCGAGGGCATCGCAGCGTCGTGCAGCAATCTGCCCAACTGTCGCTTCATTGATTTGCAGCCGCTTGAGAGACTGAACGAGCTATTGAACCTGGCCGATATTCACGTGCTACCGCAGCGCGCCGATGCGGCGGATCTGGTGATGCCATCAAAGTTGACGGGCATGCTCGCAAGCGGCCGAGCGGTCATCGCGATGGCTAGCCCGGGCACCGAATTGTATGAAGCCGTGTCCCCCCGTGGTGTAGTGGTACCGCCGGGCGAAGCGAGTTCGCTTGTCTCTGCCATTGAAAGACTGGTTGGCAACACGGCCGAGCGGGCGCGCCTCGGGGCG
Above is a genomic segment from Paraburkholderia phenazinium containing:
- a CDS encoding O-antigen polymerase; this encodes MEIVGYIAVINLLCWAMCFAFVVSMRMPVYHPIFLYLIYHFLGYVIRPFNVFLIGKSFLWNTIGLIPSDGTLWLTCLNINCALFAVVVLPALVEPRNLRELKIPPTRFVISDKVRFFSVLIVLVALGLYSTHVAYGSAGVDSVQSFDVQVDANGGQRLVGVSGYMMAFAEFIPAALLILILAYGMTPTMVAATGSFVLLRILVGAQRLSFVIVVVSALTIGLMRRGRRSFAVKTILIGFILVLLFDVVGSDRLAARKILTGDTSVAEIVNHYEQARSAGAGTSDFQEFDVSSAIYELVPDRTGFNWGTQYLRLLTWPIPRGIWPSKPTTTQRINLLKYGNFFALTWSLHADLYSIFGFPSLVGGMFIVGLFLYRFHNRVIYTANPKLFASYWIFNGYISTLFRDGGVPMAYFFGFSFVAIYILVKAGKIRMARIALPAPNRDKVRQGGAGSTARLSIQTLSDRP
- a CDS encoding glycosyltransferase family 4 protein, with the translated sequence MKVSVAVCGRFHFHNYIERLDELGILDTFYYSHKARASTFSLARGRAVNIWAKEYAVRAHAKLLKERLSDLFYPAYHDLWQLGVRLNWRPTPLLHVMAHGTSRQLIEKTKREGSIVIGEVVNTHPIHRDRLLTDEENKRGIPHITRINRQQQRLIEEVKMYDYVLAPSSIVRESFIQQGVPPDIIKVIPYAANVKRFHPLEKQEKDTNRFNILCVGHISLRKGQLYLLEAVKQINDKRLHVTLIGQIEPRIEALLAPYQHLFTHIPRVDNAQLNAYYNWADVFVLPSLEEGLAVVLCEALATGLPIIATRESGAAEIIEHDRSGKIVSASSATQLANAIAELANSPDKVHEFSSHATVAATRTHNWNQYVDRLRGVYSDCLR
- a CDS encoding glycosyltransferase family 2 protein, coding for MTLAFRPRGSLESMLCNVSVLILTKNEEADLPGCLESVAWCNDVWVLDSESHDKTVDVARAYGAHVHVRPFDGFASQRNFGLHQLAFKHDWLLILDADERVTKHLAAEIHSVIKTAPPEAAAGRLQRRDYFMRRWLKHAQISPYFIRLVRQSRVRYEREVNEVMVVDGEIISLSEHLDHFPFSKGLTHWIAKHNVYSSMEAVQLRNRLSTPASLRSALFERDFNVRRKHQKALFYRLPCRPFLKFGYMMIVRRAFLDGVPGINYTFLQCFYEYLISLKELEYTPESR
- a CDS encoding glycosyltransferase WbuB; amino-acid sequence: MKILLYGINYAPELTGIGKYTAEMAETLAASGHQVRVVCAPPYYPEWRVATGFSAFHYANEWRNGVHIWRAPLWVPSRPKGARRIAHLASFALSSFPTLLRHAFWRPDVVVCIAPSLMNAPAGWLVARLTGAYAWLHIQDYEVDAAFSLGMLTGSLLKRTALALERVLLKRFDTVSTISGKMVEHALRKGIEQGKVVRFSNWADTESIYPLERHSWLREELSIHDTATVVLYSGNMGAKQGLEVLAAAAIAFAKRDDVVFVFCGNGPAREGIAASCSNLPNCRFIDLQPLERLNELLNLADIHVLPQRADAADLVMPSKLTGMLASGRAVIAMASPGTELYEAVSPRGVVVPPGEASSLVSAIERLVGNTAERARLGAAGREFAQAVLSRDAVLSDFEAKLCALRADASGSSALAVRRSDS